A DNA window from Ornithobacterium rhinotracheale DSM 15997 contains the following coding sequences:
- a CDS encoding YkgJ family cysteine cluster protein — MIDIQAHQDLAQSKRKENEQFLAQLKKRKPKDLDKVAKDFHDEVFADFDCLECGNCCRGTGPLFIEKDIERIAKQLKMKPQQFTDSYLRKDEENDWVFQRVPCPFLGEDNFCFIYDVRPRACREFPHTDRRRLYQINHLTIKNLEICPAAFQIIEKLKEHYSF, encoded by the coding sequence ATGATTGATATCCAAGCACATCAAGATTTAGCCCAAAGCAAGCGTAAGGAAAACGAGCAATTTTTAGCTCAATTAAAAAAAAGAAAACCAAAAGATCTAGACAAAGTGGCTAAAGATTTTCACGATGAAGTTTTTGCCGATTTCGACTGCTTAGAGTGCGGCAATTGTTGTCGCGGGACAGGTCCGCTTTTTATAGAAAAAGACATCGAACGCATTGCTAAACAACTCAAAATGAAACCGCAACAATTCACCGATTCTTATCTAAGAAAAGATGAAGAAAACGATTGGGTGTTTCAGCGTGTGCCGTGCCCTTTTCTGGGCGAAGACAATTTTTGTTTTATCTACGATGTGCGCCCGCGTGCTTGCCGAGAGTTTCCGCACACCGATCGCCGCAGGCTCTACCAAATTAATCATTTAACGATTAAAAATCTTGAAATTTGCCCAGCGGCTTTTCAAATCATTGAAAAACTGAAAGAACATTACTCTTTTTAG
- the rsmI gene encoding 16S rRNA (cytidine(1402)-2'-O)-methyltransferase, whose amino-acid sequence MSGKLSLVPTPIGNLGDITLRALEVLKSADVILAEDTRNSAKLLQHYEIATPMRSHHAHNEHAETESLIAQLKAGKNFALITDAGTPGISDPGFLLLRACIENDIEAEVLPGATAFVPGLILSGLPNHSFTFVGFLPIKKGRKTLLESLAQEKRTMIFYESPHKIERTLKDFCTYFGDERQASLSRELTKKFEETLRGSLKDLLQTAQEKKLKGEMVIVVAGAD is encoded by the coding sequence ATGAGCGGAAAACTCTCACTTGTACCCACGCCTATTGGGAATTTGGGCGACATCACGCTGCGTGCACTGGAAGTCTTAAAATCGGCTGATGTGATTTTGGCTGAAGACACACGCAATAGTGCCAAATTATTGCAACATTACGAAATTGCAACGCCCATGCGATCGCACCATGCGCATAATGAGCACGCCGAAACCGAATCGCTCATTGCGCAACTCAAGGCGGGGAAAAACTTTGCATTGATTACAGATGCGGGCACGCCAGGGATTTCAGATCCTGGCTTTTTGCTACTGCGTGCTTGCATTGAAAATGACATTGAAGCCGAAGTTTTGCCTGGTGCTACGGCTTTTGTCCCAGGATTAATTCTTTCGGGATTGCCTAATCATAGTTTTACTTTTGTGGGTTTTTTACCGATTAAAAAAGGCAGAAAAACCTTGCTTGAATCTTTAGCCCAAGAAAAAAGAACTATGATTTTCTACGAATCTCCTCACAAAATCGAGCGTACTTTAAAAGATTTCTGTACTTATTTTGGGGACGAACGACAAGCGAGCCTTTCGCGTGAACTCACCAAAAAATTTGAGGAAACCTTGCGAGGTTCCCTCAAAGATTTATTACAAACCGCCCAAGAGAAAAAACTCAAAGGCGAAATGGTAATTGTTGTAGCAGGAGCAGATTAA
- the feoB gene encoding ferrous iron transport protein B codes for MSVLKVALVGNPNVGKSTLFNALTGLKQRVGNYPGTTVEKRVGSFKYKGEKIQLYDFPGTYTLYPKSADEEVVFNILNNPNSPDFPDKVVVVGSPLQLKRSLLLYDQVRDAGLPVIFVLNMADEIEKNQLSINREEFRMLLGEDLIEINARNAQNISILKDRILEDFPIYESSFHVSPLFEDAVREMREKFNLKRDYTAYQFLAQPNISFFTPAQKMEKQAILKEFKIVSSRMQVAETVQRYEQIDPLCDRLLPPADEHAETFTEKLDKIITHPIWGYVIFFLILFLVFQAIYSKAEVPMEYIDEKFGELQNFAKINLGDSPLANLITDGIIPGISGIVIFVPQIFILTLFLLLLEESGYMSRVVFLMDKWMRPFGLNGKSVVPLMSGAACAIPGVLAARNIENTKERLITMLVTPFITCSARLPVYAVLIALVIPHKQFLGFNLQGVVLMGLYLLGVLGALLFAFIFNKGIKTPYKSYLIMEMPDYRIPYWKNVLLGLWEKVSAFVFGAGKIILAVSVILWVLASYGVTDKFKNAEEHIAQESRIHQWNEEDFEHHLAAYKLENSLLGNIGKTIEPVFKPLGYDWKISIGVLTSFAAREVFISTMATIYSLGSDNDDENQIVARMRNEKRPNGEQMFNLATGISLMLFYAFAMQCLSTLAVVRRETGSWKWPMVQLVCMTGLAYVVSMLIYQLLS; via the coding sequence ATGAGCGTACTTAAAGTAGCACTTGTTGGAAATCCTAATGTCGGGAAATCTACCTTGTTCAATGCGCTTACAGGGCTAAAGCAGCGTGTGGGGAATTACCCAGGTACCACGGTAGAGAAACGCGTGGGGAGCTTTAAATACAAAGGCGAAAAAATCCAATTATACGATTTTCCAGGTACATATACCCTTTATCCCAAATCGGCAGATGAAGAGGTAGTTTTCAATATTTTAAACAATCCTAATTCTCCTGATTTTCCCGATAAAGTCGTAGTAGTAGGGAGCCCTTTGCAACTTAAACGAAGCTTATTGCTCTATGATCAAGTGCGAGATGCGGGCTTGCCCGTGATTTTTGTGCTGAATATGGCAGACGAAATCGAGAAAAATCAATTATCAATTAATCGAGAGGAGTTTCGTATGCTTTTGGGCGAAGATTTGATTGAAATCAATGCTCGAAATGCACAAAATATTTCGATTTTAAAAGATAGAATTTTAGAAGATTTCCCGATTTATGAGTCAAGTTTTCATGTATCGCCCTTGTTTGAGGATGCGGTGAGAGAAATGCGTGAAAAATTTAATTTAAAAAGGGATTATACTGCTTATCAATTTTTAGCTCAGCCTAATATTTCATTTTTTACGCCAGCGCAAAAAATGGAAAAACAGGCTATTTTAAAGGAGTTTAAAATCGTAAGCTCTCGCATGCAAGTGGCAGAAACCGTGCAACGCTATGAGCAAATCGATCCGTTGTGCGATAGATTGTTGCCACCAGCCGATGAGCATGCCGAAACTTTTACCGAAAAGTTAGATAAAATCATTACGCACCCAATTTGGGGTTATGTGATTTTCTTTTTGATATTATTTTTGGTGTTTCAAGCGATTTATAGCAAGGCAGAGGTTCCGATGGAATATATCGACGAGAAGTTTGGCGAATTACAGAATTTTGCCAAAATCAACTTAGGCGATAGTCCGCTTGCGAATTTAATCACAGATGGAATTATTCCAGGAATTAGCGGAATTGTGATTTTTGTGCCCCAAATTTTTATTCTGACCTTGTTTTTGCTGTTGCTCGAGGAGTCGGGTTATATGAGCCGCGTAGTCTTCTTGATGGACAAATGGATGCGCCCGTTTGGGCTTAATGGCAAATCTGTAGTGCCACTCATGTCGGGTGCCGCCTGCGCCATTCCCGGAGTTTTAGCGGCACGAAATATTGAAAATACAAAAGAACGCTTAATCACAATGCTTGTTACGCCGTTCATTACTTGTTCGGCGAGGTTGCCCGTGTATGCTGTTTTGATTGCTTTGGTAATTCCGCACAAGCAGTTTTTAGGCTTCAATCTTCAAGGGGTAGTACTTATGGGGCTTTATCTGTTGGGCGTTTTGGGAGCCTTGCTTTTTGCTTTCATTTTTAATAAAGGAATCAAAACACCATATAAGAGTTATTTAATCATGGAAATGCCCGATTATCGTATTCCATATTGGAAAAATGTATTGCTTGGGCTGTGGGAAAAAGTGAGTGCTTTTGTCTTTGGAGCAGGGAAAATCATCTTAGCAGTAAGCGTTATTTTATGGGTTTTGGCAAGTTATGGTGTTACCGATAAATTCAAAAATGCCGAAGAGCATATTGCGCAAGAAAGCCGAATTCACCAATGGAACGAAGAGGATTTTGAACACCATTTGGCAGCCTATAAATTAGAAAATTCATTGCTCGGAAACATTGGAAAAACCATAGAACCCGTGTTTAAACCCTTGGGCTATGATTGGAAAATCAGCATCGGAGTGCTTACCTCTTTTGCCGCGCGCGAAGTTTTCATTTCTACGATGGCTACCATTTACAGTTTGGGCTCAGACAATGACGACGAAAACCAAATCGTGGCGCGTATGCGTAACGAAAAGCGTCCCAACGGAGAGCAAATGTTTAATCTCGCTACAGGAATTTCGCTGATGTTGTTCTATGCCTTTGCCATGCAGTGTTTAAGCACGCTCGCCGTGGTGCGCCGCGAAACAGGCTCTTGGAAATGGCCCATGGTGCAATTGGTGTGTATGACGGGGCTGGCATATGTAGTCTCGATGTTAATCTATCAATTATTAAGCTAA
- a CDS encoding FeoA family protein, whose protein sequence is MLLADLKKGEKAKITGFTTEDIPAKFLEMGLVPGAEIRYKCSAPFNGPMCIMLCKNKCVLALRKTEAAYVLVNKGE, encoded by the coding sequence GTGTTATTAGCAGACTTAAAAAAAGGTGAAAAAGCGAAAATCACGGGATTCACAACCGAGGATATCCCTGCTAAATTCCTAGAAATGGGACTAGTTCCTGGTGCCGAAATCAGGTATAAATGTTCGGCGCCGTTCAATGGGCCTATGTGTATTATGCTTTGTAAAAATAAATGTGTGTTAGCCCTTAGAAAGACTGAGGCTGCTTATGTTTTGGTTAACAAAGGAGAATGA
- a CDS encoding heavy metal translocating P-type ATPase, whose product MSETCYHCGLDCEEDLIIFDDKPFCCQGCKTVYEILNQHELATYYELNKAPGIQPNAKNKHSFDFLDTPEIFEKFIDFNDDGVAVVNFFVPVIHCSSCVWVLESLNELNDGILYSNVNFPQKKVQITYDSTQLKLSELAYFMASLGYKPALNLENIEKEKSKHNRQLIYQLAIAGFCFGNIMLLVFPEYVSSDETWLEQNKNFFRWFSFVLALPVLLYSAKDYLKSAILAIKNKRVNIDIPIAIGILVLFFRSLYEILTGHSGGYFDSMAGLVFFMLIGKWFQQRTYQSLSFDRDYKSFYPISVAKITENGIQNILLSELKKGDRILLRDEEILPADAVLIKGDARIDNSFVTGESRLITKKVGDKIYAGGKQSGQAISLEIIEEVNQSYLTSLWNHEVFAKEESTLGNLVNHVSQYFVWVILVISIISGIFWYFHDASRMFQVITAVLIIACPCALALASPFTLGNLMRIFGRNKFYVKEAHTIEKMAKINSIVFDKTGTITQSQSEEILYDGTPLTPQEEQAVASLAQQSNHPLSRSLQHYFKQVSKTDEILNYQQIKGKGQQATIGGVQVQLGSREWLGNVPKSDFETTEVLLAINGEYKGRFIFKNKYRKHLAQTIHALLNYKLSVLSGDNANEESNLKQIFPPQTSLNFNQSPQEKLEFIEQLQQHGEKVMMLGDGLNDAGALKQSNVGVAVAEDMNVFSPSCDAILGSTSFDELPEFLRLSRVGVRLVKTAFVISFLYNVIGLSFAVTGNLTPVVAAILMPISSISVVLFATFSTWLAAYFILKKRKI is encoded by the coding sequence ATGAGTGAAACTTGTTACCATTGTGGTTTAGATTGTGAGGAAGATTTAATAATCTTTGACGACAAGCCTTTTTGCTGTCAAGGTTGTAAAACAGTTTATGAGATTCTGAACCAGCACGAATTAGCCACTTATTACGAATTGAACAAAGCACCAGGCATTCAGCCTAATGCCAAAAACAAACATTCGTTTGATTTTTTGGACACACCAGAAATCTTTGAAAAATTCATTGATTTTAACGACGATGGCGTAGCGGTGGTCAATTTTTTTGTACCCGTAATCCATTGTAGTTCATGCGTGTGGGTGCTCGAAAGTTTAAACGAGCTAAATGATGGGATTTTGTACTCCAATGTAAATTTTCCACAGAAAAAAGTGCAAATTACTTATGATTCTACCCAATTAAAATTAAGCGAATTAGCCTATTTTATGGCAAGTTTGGGCTACAAACCTGCACTTAATTTAGAAAACATTGAAAAAGAAAAATCCAAACACAATCGCCAGTTGATTTACCAATTAGCCATTGCAGGATTTTGCTTTGGGAATATCATGCTTTTGGTTTTTCCCGAATATGTGAGTTCAGACGAAACATGGCTGGAGCAAAACAAAAACTTTTTCCGTTGGTTTTCCTTTGTTTTAGCCTTGCCTGTGTTGCTTTATTCTGCAAAAGATTATTTAAAATCGGCGATTTTAGCCATAAAAAACAAACGAGTAAATATCGACATTCCCATTGCTATTGGGATTTTGGTGCTGTTTTTTAGAAGCCTTTACGAAATCCTCACGGGGCACAGCGGCGGCTATTTCGATAGCATGGCGGGCTTGGTGTTTTTTATGCTGATTGGTAAATGGTTTCAGCAGCGCACTTATCAAAGTTTGTCTTTTGACCGAGATTACAAATCGTTTTATCCCATCTCGGTAGCCAAAATCACCGAAAATGGAATTCAAAATATTTTACTTTCTGAGCTTAAAAAAGGAGACCGAATTTTGCTTAGGGACGAAGAAATTCTCCCTGCCGATGCGGTTTTGATTAAAGGCGATGCCCGTATCGACAATAGTTTTGTGACGGGCGAATCTCGATTAATCACCAAAAAAGTGGGCGATAAAATTTACGCAGGCGGCAAGCAATCGGGGCAAGCCATAAGCTTGGAAATCATCGAAGAAGTGAATCAAAGTTATCTCACCAGCCTATGGAATCACGAGGTTTTTGCCAAAGAAGAATCTACGCTCGGGAATTTGGTAAACCATGTGAGCCAGTATTTTGTGTGGGTGATTTTAGTCATATCGATTATTTCAGGGATTTTTTGGTATTTCCACGATGCGAGCCGAATGTTTCAAGTCATCACGGCGGTGCTCATCATTGCGTGTCCGTGTGCGTTGGCGTTGGCGTCGCCTTTTACTTTGGGGAATTTAATGCGAATTTTTGGGCGAAATAAATTCTATGTAAAAGAGGCACACACGATTGAGAAAATGGCTAAAATCAACAGCATTGTGTTTGACAAAACAGGAACGATTACCCAAAGCCAAAGCGAAGAAATTTTGTACGATGGTACACCGCTCACTCCGCAAGAAGAGCAAGCTGTGGCGAGTTTGGCGCAGCAATCCAATCACCCGCTAAGTCGTAGTTTGCAACATTACTTTAAACAAGTTTCCAAAACCGATGAAATTCTGAATTATCAGCAAATCAAAGGCAAAGGACAACAAGCCACGATTGGTGGCGTGCAAGTGCAATTGGGAAGCCGTGAATGGCTCGGAAATGTGCCAAAATCCGATTTTGAAACTACCGAAGTTTTACTCGCAATCAATGGGGAATACAAAGGGAGATTTATTTTTAAAAATAAATATAGAAAGCATTTAGCCCAAACGATTCATGCACTTTTAAATTATAAATTAAGCGTTTTATCGGGCGACAATGCCAACGAAGAATCGAATTTAAAGCAGATTTTCCCGCCGCAAACGAGTTTAAACTTTAACCAAAGTCCGCAAGAGAAGTTAGAATTTATCGAGCAATTGCAGCAACACGGCGAAAAAGTAATGATGCTCGGCGACGGACTAAACGATGCAGGAGCACTCAAACAGAGCAATGTGGGCGTTGCCGTGGCAGAAGATATGAATGTGTTTTCGCCCTCGTGCGACGCAATTTTGGGAAGTACTTCGTTTGACGAGTTGCCCGAATTTTTACGATTGAGTAGAGTAGGCGTGCGTTTGGTCAAAACCGCCTTTGTTATCAGTTTTTTGTACAATGTCATTGGGCTGAGTTTTGCCGTTACGGGGAATTTAACGCCCGTTGTGGCGGCGATTTTAATGCCGATTAGTTCAATTTCGGTGGTGCTTTTTGCCACTTTCAGCACTTGGCTCGCGGCGTATTTTATCTTGAAAAAACGAAAAATATAG
- a CDS encoding Crp/Fnr family transcriptional regulator: MSEINNFSVLHDYFDNDAMLNVFSKEEKEVLRSERKEIIFKKGDLILEEGKIPTGIFLIKEGTAKVYKVGFTGKEQIIRFLKSGDMIGYRSLLTGEAFGSSASAISAVKVEFFPGEFFLKMLQENSSFSFEMLKLISKQLGDAAETITTLAQKTVRERLAEVLMMLEEQLGNDNENYINISLTREEMGNLIGTATESAIRLISEFKNDGLIAVQGRRIKIVNREMIKKLAHVG; this comes from the coding sequence ATGTCTGAAATCAATAATTTCTCTGTACTGCATGATTATTTTGATAATGATGCGATGTTGAATGTTTTCTCTAAGGAGGAAAAGGAGGTATTAAGAAGTGAAAGAAAAGAAATTATTTTCAAAAAAGGAGATTTAATTCTAGAAGAAGGTAAGATCCCAACTGGTATTTTCTTGATCAAAGAAGGAACTGCCAAAGTATACAAAGTAGGCTTTACAGGAAAAGAACAAATTATTCGCTTTTTAAAATCTGGCGATATGATTGGCTATCGATCTCTTCTCACTGGGGAGGCTTTTGGTTCTTCGGCCTCTGCCATTAGCGCAGTGAAAGTTGAATTTTTCCCAGGCGAATTTTTCCTAAAAATGTTACAAGAAAATTCATCTTTTAGCTTTGAAATGCTGAAATTAATCTCTAAACAACTAGGTGATGCGGCTGAAACCATCACAACTTTGGCTCAAAAAACTGTGCGCGAGCGATTGGCAGAGGTTTTAATGATGCTTGAGGAGCAGCTGGGAAATGACAACGAAAATTATATCAACATTTCGCTCACTCGCGAGGAAATGGGCAATTTGATTGGAACAGCGACAGAATCGGCAATTCGATTGATTTCTGAGTTTAAAAACGACGGATTGATTGCTGTACAAGGGCGAAGAATCAAAATTGTAAACCGAGAAATGATCAAGAAATTGGCGCATGTCGGGTAA
- a CDS encoding FeoB-associated Cys-rich membrane protein: MDLQIIIIAILFVLALIYLFRKTILPIFTKKSGCDKGCGCGGKEKKI, encoded by the coding sequence ATGGATTTGCAAATCATCATCATTGCCATACTTTTTGTGCTGGCATTAATCTATCTTTTCAGAAAAACGATTTTACCTATTTTTACTAAAAAATCAGGTTGCGACAAAGGCTGTGGCTGTGGTGGAAAGGAAAAGAAAATTTAA
- a CDS encoding pyridoxal phosphate-dependent aminotransferase: MELSQRVQSLKPSATLTMAAKARELKAAGKDIISLSLGEPDFETPDFIKEAAVQAIHENYNHYPPLNGYPDLLEAIAHKFKRDNGLEYKTSEIMVSTGAKQCIYNSIMALVNEGDEVILPSPYWVSYSDITQLAGGKVVEISTTLENNFKITPEQLEQAITPKSKVLMYSSPCNPSGSVYTRAELEDLAKVLEKHPQIIVISDEIYEHITYSTKMESMASIKNMKERTITINGLAKAFAMTGWRIGYIGAPEWIVKACSKLQGQITSGANSIAQRAAIAAVSADPSKIQYMIDAFKKRRTLVLEKAREIPGFEVTEPEGAFYIFPKVSSLFGKTFNGVTINSASDLSLYLLEKAQVATVTGEAFGNPNCIRLSYATSEEQLIEAFARIKKALS, translated from the coding sequence ATGGAATTATCTCAACGCGTACAATCACTTAAGCCTTCAGCCACGCTTACCATGGCGGCAAAAGCCCGCGAATTGAAAGCAGCAGGCAAAGACATCATAAGCCTAAGTTTGGGCGAGCCCGATTTTGAAACTCCAGATTTCATCAAAGAAGCGGCAGTTCAAGCCATTCACGAAAACTACAATCACTATCCGCCATTGAACGGATACCCTGATTTGCTCGAAGCTATTGCGCACAAGTTTAAGCGAGACAATGGCTTGGAATATAAAACCTCTGAAATTATGGTTTCTACGGGCGCAAAGCAATGTATCTACAACAGTATCATGGCACTTGTGAACGAAGGCGATGAGGTGATTTTGCCTTCGCCGTATTGGGTGAGTTATTCCGACATTACACAACTAGCAGGCGGAAAAGTCGTAGAAATTTCTACCACTTTGGAAAACAATTTTAAAATCACGCCCGAGCAATTGGAACAAGCCATCACGCCTAAATCCAAAGTATTGATGTACAGTTCTCCATGCAACCCGAGCGGTAGCGTGTACACGAGAGCAGAATTAGAAGACTTGGCAAAAGTACTCGAAAAACATCCACAAATCATCGTGATTTCAGATGAGATTTATGAGCACATCACCTATTCAACCAAGATGGAGAGCATGGCATCTATCAAAAATATGAAAGAACGCACCATTACCATCAATGGCTTGGCAAAAGCCTTTGCGATGACGGGCTGGCGTATCGGCTACATTGGCGCGCCCGAGTGGATTGTGAAAGCGTGTAGCAAACTGCAAGGGCAAATCACTTCTGGGGCTAATTCCATTGCACAGCGTGCCGCCATTGCCGCAGTTTCTGCCGATCCTAGCAAGATTCAGTATATGATAGACGCGTTTAAAAAACGAAGAACTTTGGTCTTGGAAAAAGCAAGAGAAATCCCTGGATTCGAAGTTACTGAGCCAGAAGGAGCCTTTTATATTTTCCCGAAAGTTTCTTCTTTATTTGGCAAAACTTTCAATGGCGTAACGATAAATTCAGCCTCAGATTTAAGCTTATATTTGCTCGAAAAAGCACAGGTGGCAACCGTTACGGGCGAAGCTTTTGGAAATCCTAATTGTATCCGACTTTCTTATGCGACTTCGGAGGAGCAATTAATCGAGGCTTTTGCTCGAATTAAAAAAGCTTTAAGCTAA
- a CDS encoding UDP-3-O-(3-hydroxymyristoyl)glucosamine N-acyltransferase, protein MRFPKPYTLEEIAKMIDAEFVGDKEFEVLGINEIHCVEPGDIVFVDHPKYYDKALQSKATIVLINKKVECPAGKALLVSDDPFRDFVKIGEYFVQKNTQNQLQNPNLEVGEGTYIAPNVFIGDAVKIGRNCYIHPNVTLGDRTVIGDNVIIHAGTVLGGDAFYYKKRESGFDKLKSVGNVVIENDVEIGVNCTIDRGVTSSTTIGAGSKLDNLIQIGHDTVVGKKCLIASQVGIAGCCVIEDEVTFWGQSGTTSGIRIGARAVIGAKSGVAKSIPGDKLYMGMPAEEGKAAYRKYAALNLLIKNKGKL, encoded by the coding sequence ATGCGTTTTCCCAAACCATATACTTTAGAAGAAATAGCTAAAATGATTGACGCCGAGTTTGTTGGCGATAAAGAATTTGAAGTTTTAGGCATCAACGAAATTCACTGTGTGGAGCCTGGAGATATTGTTTTTGTGGATCATCCCAAATATTACGATAAGGCTTTGCAGAGCAAGGCAACCATTGTTTTAATCAATAAAAAAGTGGAATGCCCAGCAGGAAAAGCACTTTTGGTGAGCGATGATCCGTTTCGTGATTTTGTGAAAATCGGAGAATATTTTGTGCAAAAAAATACGCAAAATCAATTACAGAATCCGAATTTGGAAGTGGGAGAGGGTACTTACATTGCCCCAAATGTCTTTATTGGTGATGCTGTGAAAATTGGTAGAAATTGCTACATTCACCCCAATGTTACTTTGGGCGATCGCACTGTGATTGGCGATAATGTAATTATTCATGCGGGCACTGTTTTGGGCGGTGATGCGTTTTACTATAAAAAGCGAGAATCGGGCTTTGATAAACTGAAATCAGTGGGAAATGTCGTGATAGAAAACGATGTGGAAATCGGAGTCAATTGTACCATCGATCGAGGTGTAACTTCTTCCACCACCATCGGGGCGGGTTCTAAATTAGATAATTTAATCCAAATAGGGCACGATACCGTTGTCGGGAAAAAATGTTTAATCGCTTCGCAAGTGGGCATTGCAGGTTGTTGCGTGATCGAAGACGAAGTAACTTTCTGGGGGCAAAGTGGAACCACAAGCGGAATCAGAATTGGTGCGCGTGCCGTTATCGGAGCCAAATCGGGCGTGGCAAAATCTATCCCAGGCGACAAACTATACATGGGAATGCCTGCCGAAGAAGGAAAAGCAGCTTATCGTAAATATGCGGCACTTAATCTTTTAATCAAGAATAAAGGTAAACTTTAA